The Sphaerisporangium siamense genome includes the window TGCCTTTAGATGAGCGCGAGCCCGACGCGAAAAAGCCGGGAAGGAGATCCAACGTGAAATTCGGAAAGATCGCTGCCGCGACGGCCACGACCGCCGTTCTAGCCATTGGAGTCGCCGCGTGTGGTGGCAGCGAGGAGCCCGCGCAGTCGCAGGCCCCGCAGGCGTCCGCCTCCGCGTCGTCGGGCCCGAAGTTCGCCGGTCAGAAGCTGACCGTGTGGCGGCTCGGCACGGCCAACGACGTCCAGACGAAGTACATGACCGACCTGAACGCCAAGTTCAAGGAGCAGACGGGCGCGGACGTCGTCACCCAGTACATCCCCTGGCCTGACGCCCAGAAGAAGTGGACGGCCGCGCTCGCGGGCGGCGAGGGCCCCGACGTGACCGAGTTCGGCAATGACCAGGTCGCCGCGTGGGTGGCCCAGGACGCGCTGACGGACATCACCGAGGTCGTCAAGTCCGCTCCGGACTTCCAGCAGATCCCGCAGAACCTCTGGGGTTACGAGACCATCGACGGCAAGATCTATGCCGCGCCGTGGGGGGGCGGCACCCGCGCCGTCCTGTACCGCAAGGACTGGTTCGACGAGCTCGGCATCCAGCCGCCCAAGACCTGGGACGAGCTGGTGGCCGCGGGCAAGAAGATCGTGGAGAAGAAGGGCAAGGACGTCGACGGCTTCGCCTTCAACGGCGGCTCCGACGCCAACATGTCCCTCTCGCCGTTCGTCTGGTCCGCGGGCGGCGACTTCGCCGTCTCCGAGGGCGGCAAGTGGGTCGGCAAGCTCACCGAGCCCGCCTTCAAGGAAGGCTTCCAGTTCTACACCGACCTGGTCGCCAAGAACGCCCTGTCGGGCAAGGGCCGCCTCAGCGACGACTCGGCGGACATCGCCCAGCGCTTCGCCGCCGGCAAGGTCGGCATGTACGTGACCGGTGGCTGGGACATCACCACCATCAAGGAACAGAGCAAGGGCAAGGTCAGCGAGGACAAGATGGCGTTCTTCTCGCTGCCGAACAAGGAGGGCACGGGCCCGGCCCCGGCGTTCCAGGGCGGCAACGACATCGCCGTCTGGAAGGACGCCAAGAACCCCGAGCTCGCGGCCGAGTACGTGAAGCTGGCCGCCGGCAAGGAGTTCGGCACCCGCTACGCCAAGGACGGCGGCCTGCTGCCGCTGTACCCCGAGGCCCTCGCCGAGTACGCGAGCGACCCGATCCAGGCGCCGTTCGCGGAGACCTTCAAGGTCGCCAAGGGCTTCCCGGCCGACCCGAACTGGGCCGAGGCCAATGACACCAAGGCCGTGCTGCAGAACGCGGCGCGCTCGGTCATCGAGGGCAAGAAGGACGTCGACAAGGCCCTGGCCGACGCGAACTCCGAGCTCGAGACGATCCTGAACCAGTCGTAACGATGGCGCAGACGTCAACCATCGCCCGGGGCGGAGGAGAATCCTCCGCCCCGGCGCGGCGCCGTTCTCCGAAGGCGCCGCGCCGGGGCCGCGGACTGCCCGACTGGGCCGTCCCTTACGCGTTCCTGCTGCCGGGGCTGCTGGTCATCGCGGTGCTGCTGCTGTACCCGCTGTACCAGATGATCGACATGTCCTTCCACAAGGTGGGACTGCGGCAGATCCGGCCCAACCCCCAGCCCGCCGAGTTCGTGGGCCTGCAGAACTACACGGACGTGTTCAAGTCCGAGTTGTTCTGGACCTCGCTGCGCAACACCGTGGTCTTCGCCGCGGTCACCGTCGCGCTCACCCTCCTGCTGGGTACGCTGGTCGGGCTGCTGCTGCACAGGCTCGGCAAGAAGATGTCGACCTTCCTGGTCATCGGCATCATGGCCGCCTGGGCGACCCCGCCCACGGCCACGGCCATGATCTGGAAATGGCTGTTCGACTCCGACGCCGGCGTGGCGAACTGGATGCTGAACCAGCTTCCCGACTGGCTCTCGAACGCGCTGTTCGGCCGGTCGGACTGGTCGGGCCAGCCCTGGCTCAACGACGCCATCACCATCTACACGGTGCTGGTCGTGGCGGTGGTCTGGGCCTCGTTCCCGTTCATCGCGGTCTCGGTGCTGGCGGGCCTCAAGGCGATTCCCTCAGAGCTGTACGAGGCCGCCCGCGTGGACGGCTCGTCGCCGTTCCGGACGTTCAGAAAGATCACCTTCCCGCTGCTGAAGCCGATCTTCTCCGTCCTGCTCGTGCTGTCCATCATCTGGGACTTCAAGGTCTTCACGCACCTGTACGTGCTGGCCGGCGGCACGACGAACAGAGACGCGTTCAACCTGCCGATCTGGGCCTACACCGAGGCGTTCAGCGCGCCTCCGAAGATGGGCTTCGGCGCCGCCATCTCGGTCGTCCTGACCGTGATCATGCTCATCATCACGGCCGTGTACGTGCGGCAGATCGTGCGGACGGAGGAGCTGTGATGAACCCCCAGAGCACGAAGCGGATCAAGGCGGGCGGCCTGAACGCGGCCGCGATCGTGATCTTCCTGTTCGCGGTGTTCCCCGTCTACTGGATGGTCGCCACCGCGTTCAAGCCCAACGACGAGATCTTCACGACCCGGTTCATCCCCTTCCCTCTCGCGCCCACCATGGAGCACGTCTCCCGGGTGCTGACCAAGGGCGTGGCCGGTCACTCCATCTGGCAGTACCTGTTCAACAGCGCCGTCGTCGCCCTCGGCACGGTACTGATCGGCGCGATCTTCGCCCTGCTCGCGGCCACCGCCGTGGCGCGCTTCCGCTTCCGGTTCCGCACCAGCTTCCTCATCCTGCTGCTGGTCGTGCAGATGGTGCCGGCGGAGGCGCTGACGATCCCGCTCTTCCTCATGATCAAGCGTCTCGGCATGTACGACCAGCTCGTCGGCCTGATCATCCTGAACATGGGCTTCACGCTGCCGTTCGCGATCTGGATGCTGCGCACCTTCGTCGCCGCGGTGCCCAAGGAACTGGAGGAGGCGGCCGCCATCGACGGCGCCAGCCGCTTCGTCACCTTCTGGAAGGTGCTCTTCCCGCTGGTGGCGCCGGGTCTCGTGGCGACCAGCATCTTCTCGTTCATCACCGCGTGGAACGAGTTCGTCTTCGCGCTGACCCTGATCAACGACCAGGGCAAGTACACGATGCCCGTGGCGTTGCAGTACTTCAGCAGCCAGCGGTCGACGGACTGGGGTGGCATCATGGCCGCCTCGACGCTGATGACCATCCCGGTCATCGTCTTCTTCCTGTTCGTGCAGCGGCGCATGGTCTCCGGACTGGTCGCGGGCGCCGTCAAGGGCTGAGATCCCGAGCCCTTCCCATCTACTGAGCTAAGGAGTCGAATACCGCCATGTCTGAGTTCTCCGCGGGCGCGTCCTCGCAGAGCGAGTTCTCTGTGGACGGCGATCGAGGTCTGGAACGCCTCGCGGCCGGAACGCTGCTCGCGGCCTTCCCCGGCACCACCGCTCCCGACTGGATCCTCCGTGAACTCGCCGACGGCCTCGGCGGGGTCACGCTGTTCGGATTCAACGTCGAGGCGCCCGAGCAACTGGCCGCCCTGTCCCGGCAACTCCGCGACGCGGGCGACCCGGTCATCTCCCTGGACGAGGAAGGAGGCGACGTCACCCGGCTCGCCTATCACGTCGGCAGCCCTTACCCGGGCAACGCGGCGCTCGGCGCCGTCGACGACGTCGAGCTGACCCGCCGGGTGTACCGCGCGATCGGCGACGACCTCGCACGCTGCGGTGTCAATCTGGACATGGCACCCGACGCGGACGTCAACACCGCCGACGACAACCCGGTCATCGGCACCCGTTCGTTCGGGTCCGACACCGACCTGGTGTCGCGGCACACCGTGGCCGCCATCGCGGGCCTGCAGCAGGCGTGCGTGGCGGCCTGCGTCAAGCACTTCCCGGGGCACGGCGCGACCCGGCAGGACTCCCACCTGGAGATCCCCGTGGTCGACGTGCCCCGCGAGGTTCTCTGGGAGCGCGAGCTGGCGCCGTTCAGGGCCGCGATCGCGGCGGGCACGAAGTCGATCATGACTGCCCACGTGCGCGTTCCCTTCCTGACCGGACCGGACCCCGCCACGCTCTCGGCCTCCGCGCTGACCGAGCTCCTCAGGGGCGAGCTCGGGTTCGACGGCGTCGTGATCACCGACGCCCTCGACATGCACGCGATCACCAAGAGTGTGGGCCTGGCCGGCGGCGCGGTCCTCTCGCTGGCCGCCGGGTCCGACCTTCTCTGCCTCGGCCCGCTGCCGACCCGCGAGGACATCCAGGAGGTCAAGGCCGGGATCGTGCGGGCCGTCCGCGAAGGACGGCTGCCGCTCGCGCGCCTGGAGGAGGCCGCCGAGCGCACCGCGCGCCTGCGCTCCTGGTTCACCCAGCCCCCCGAGGAGCCGAGGGACGGCAACGTGATCGGCCTGACCGCCGCCCGCCGCGCGGTCAAGGTGTCCGGCACGGCCGCCCCGCTGGTCAACCCGTTCGTGGTCGAGGTCGACACCCCGCCCACGATCGCCGTCGGCGACGTCCCGTGGGGGTTCGCCCCCTGGCTGCCGGACGCCGAGATCGCCCGGGTCAAGCCCGACGGCGCCGACGCGACCACTCTGCTGGAACGAGCCATCGGCCGTTCGCTCGTCATCGTGGTCAAGGACGCCCACCGCCACCAGGCGAGCCAGGACATCGTCTCGGCGCTGATCGCCGGGCGTCCGGACGCGACCGTCGTCGAGATGGGCCTGCCGATCTGGCGCCCGCCGGCGGCGACCTACATCGCGACCTACGGCGCGGCCCGCGCCAACGCCCAGGCCGCCGCGGAGCTGTTCACCGGCTGACGCGGCCCACCGGCCCGGCCCCGGCGCACATCGGGAGAGGTGAGCGCCGGGGCCGTTCCATGCGCGTCACGTTCACCGCGCGTCGCACAACCGCGCCGTGCAGGGAAAGAATCCGGCGGCACCGACCCGCGTCCCGGCGAGCGCGTTCTCCCCGACGAACTTCAGGAAGCCGTGCTTCAGCGAGCCGGGCTCGGGCGTCTCGCGCGAGTACAGGTACTCCACCGTCCAGAAGGGGTAGCCGGCCGGATCGGAGGGGTCGAAGTTCTGCCCGTCCAGGCTCAGCCCCTGAACGACGGTGTCGCCGCCGCTCTCCTGGCGGAGTGTCCTCAGCACGGACACGTCGGCGTAGCCGATCGCCCCGGGGGTGTTCTTGATCTCCTGGACGACCTTGACGTTCTCGTCGCGCTCGCACCGGATGACGCCGGTCTTCGCCGAACGCCTGTTCTTGCAGTCGTCCGAGGTCAGCGGCGGCTCGGAGCGGCCGCCGAGCACGTACCGCTCGAAGGTCCTGCGGGTGCCGGACTCCCCGCCGCGTCCCACGATCGAGATGGGCAGCGACGCGCGACCGCCGTTGGCCTGACGCCAGGCGGGCACCTGGTTCCAGTCGGTCCAGTCGCCCTTGTAGATCTTGCGGAGGTCCTCGACGCTCAGCGTGGTCAGGCCGACGCCGATGTTCACCACCACCTGGAACACCACGACCGCGATCTTCTGGGTGTACGGCGTCCGGCCCCTGAACTCGCCCATGCCGTCGGCCAGCGCGACCAGCCCGTCGGGCCCGTCCAGGCGGCGGAGTGCCTCGATGGAGCCGTTGGGGACGGTCGTGATCCGCGCGCCGGGGCAGTCCCGCTTGTAGGCGGCCGCGATCGCCGCCATGGTCGGCATGAACGCGCTGGAGCCCTCGATCCGCAGCTCGCCGGACGCGCAGGCGACCACCGTCTCCGGCTGCCGGGGCTGCTGGGCGATCTGGCTCAGCACGAGCACGACGGTCAGCACGCCGGCCAGCGCGCCGGTGACCCGGGGCAGGGTGACGCGGCGCCGCTCCCCCTCGTCCTTGATCAGGCCCGTCTCCTTGAGCCTGCCGCCGTGGCGCAGGCTCTTGGTGACCTCGTCGCTCCTGCTCTCGACCGGCTCACGCAGGACGACGACCAGCTTGGCCATCTGCCCGCGCCCCAGGGACATGCCGTCCAGCCAGACGCCGTACCAGCGGGGCTCCCCCGCGTCCTGCCCGGACGGGGCCCGCAGCAGGCGGCTCATCCTCTCGGTGAGCCGTCCCCGCACGGCGAGGAGGTTGTCGCGGCCGGTCCTCGTGTCCCCCGCGGCGAAGAAGCGCAGGCTGTTGCGCAGCTCCTCCCGCAGATCAGGGGTGCTGGCCTCGGAGATCCTGGCATTCCACACCACCCGCCCGCCGAAGGTGAACGACAGGGGCTTCTGGAAGTCGTCGGGCTCGATGTCGTAGCTGCCGCTGTTGCGGATGCGGATGACCACGACGCTCATCCGGTCCAGCAGGCGCACGACCTGGCGGAGCTGCCGGGGCCCGGAGTCGCTGGGGTCGGCGCCGTCGTGCAACCGTTCCGGCCCGATGCCGATCTTCGAGTTGTACAGCACCCGGAAGCCGAGCCGTTTGCGCCGGACTATCAGGCGGTCGAGGAACGGGGCGGCGACCAGCAGGACGATGCCGAACACCACCGGGCCCGCGCCGCCGAGGAAGTCGACCAGTCGCCCCAGCGCGTCCACCAGGTACCCCATTCCTCGTTACCTGGTTCAATTCTGGTCACAGCACGGCATACACCTCGGCCGATGGCGATCAGTTCACGCGGAGTTCGCCCGCCCGTCACCCGGCGACCTCCCGGCGGCCGCGCGCCGGCCGCCGGGCTCGAACGATCCACGGCACGGCCGGCGCGAGCCGCCGGTCAGGAGGCGAAGAGCTCCTCGCGGGCCTGGTCCAGCGCGGCCAGGATGGCACCGCGCAGCACCGGCCGGACCTTGACCTCGCTCACCACGACCTCGGGGCGGATCGGGCAGATGCGGGCCACCGCCTCCTCGACGCGGTAGGTGAGCGCGGCGCCGCCCGCCCGGCCGACCTCGCCGTTCAGCACGACCAGCGAGGGGTCGAGCACGACGCACACCGAGGCGACGCCGAGCGCCAGGCGGTGCGCCAGATCGTCCAGGAACGCCGAGCCGGCCTCCCCGCCCTCCACGGCCGCGCGGACGGCCTCGGCGCCGGCACGGCCGGGGAAGCCCTGCCGCTCGGCGAGGTCCGCCACCGCCTCCGCGCTGATCAGCGACTGCAGACCGCCCGCCAGCGACGGCAGCCGCCCCGGCAGGGCCTTGACGTCCCCGGCGAGGGGCACGCCCGGCACCGGCAGGTAGCCGATCTCGCCCGCGGTGCCCGAGCGGCCGCGGTGCAGCCTGCCGCCGAGGACGACGGCCAGGCCGACGCCGCGCTCCACCCAGAGCAGGACGAAGTCGTCGACGTTCTTGGCCGCGCCCTCGGACCGCTCGGCGATCGCGGCGAGGTTCACGTCGTTCTCGATCGTGACGGGCCGCCGCAGGTCGCGGGCGAGCGCCTGGTGGCTGCCCTCGTGCCAGCCGGGCAGGTCGAAGGAGAACCGCACGTCACCGCTGCGCGGGTCCACGACACCGGGCGTGCCGATGACGATGCCCTTGAGGCGGGACAGGGCCACCTTGCCCGAACGGCAGGCCTTCACGACCGCGTTGTGGACGAGCGCCACCGGATCGTCGTGGCCATTGGGGGACACCGTCACCTCGGCGACGATTTCCCCGTTGATATCGGCGATCGCGGTCGTCACCGAATCGGGCCCCACATCAAGTCCTGCCACATAGGCAGAAGATGGGATCACTCCGTAAAGGGCCGCATTGGGCCCCCGGTTGCCGGCTTGTTCGCCGACGACCTCCACCAGGCCGCGCTCTTCGAGCCTGGAGAGTGTCTGTGAGGCGGTGACCTTCGACAGACCGGTCATGTCGCCGATCTGTCCCCTGGTCAGCGGGCCCGAGGAGAGCAGCAGCTCCAGCGCGGCCCGGTCGTTGATCTCCCGTAGCAACCTGGGCACGCCAGGACGTCGCTCCATCGCATGCTTTCTTTGTCGTCGGTCCCCGTTGCGTTAATCACAATCCGGTCGACCGGTGTGACACAACCATTCGTCAGTAAAGCTTCCTGCCAGTTTAGCGGCACCGCAGGTGGGGGGCCGCTCGGCCGCGCACCGTCTCCTTCATACCCCACTCTTGCCCCACCGCTCAATTGCCCTCAGGATCACCTATGTCCTTACCGAGGAGCGTTCCATGGCGGAAGCCCCCACCCGATCCCCCTCCGAGACCGCCCTTCCGGGCGCGTTCTCGCCCCTCCTCCGCCGGCACGCGCCCGCCGCCGTGGCGGTCCTCGGCGTGCTGCTTCTGGCCGACCACCTGCGCGTCCTGCTCCCCTCTCTGATCACGCTGTTCGGCCGGGCGGGCGAGACCCCGCCGGAGCGCATGGGCCTGTTCGCGCTCCTGTGGTTCGTCCTCCCGTTCGCCGCGGTCCCGGCCGCCCGGGCCCTGGGCGCGCGGCGGGTCCTCGCGGGCGCCGGGGTGCTGCTGGCCGCCGCCCGGTTGGCGCTCCAGGCCACGGACGGGGGCGCGCCCCAGTTGTACGTGTCGGGGGCGGGCGTCGCCATCGGGATCGCCTTCCTGTACGGCTGCGCGCGGACGCTGCCCCGCGAGGTGGTCCCCGCGGCGCTCGCCGGGGGCCTGGCCGCCTCGACGATCGTCCACCTGCTGCTCGGCCAGATGGACCTGGCGTGGCGCGGGGGCCCGCTCCCCTGGTCGGGTGTCATTCTGGCCTGCGCGGCGCTCCTGGGGTGCCTGTGGGCCCTTCCAGGGCGAAAGGAGGAGCCCGCCCCCGCGAGGCTCTGGTTCGTCTTCGGGCCCGCCCTGGTGCTGACGGGCATGTACCTGGGGACGGCCGGCCTGGCCGACCCGCCCGCGCAGGGCGGGTCCGCGGGGTGGAACGCCGCGGTGGTGAGCGCGATGCTCGCCGTCTGCCAGATCGGGATGGCGTCGCTCGCCGCGCGCCCGCCCGCGCGCTGGTGGGTCCCCGTCGCCCTGCTGCCCCTGTCGGCGGGCCTCGCGATCGTCACCGAGACCGCGGCCCCGGCCGCGCTGACCGCGCTCGCCCTCGGCGCCTG containing:
- a CDS encoding sugar ABC transporter substrate-binding protein codes for the protein MKFGKIAAATATTAVLAIGVAACGGSEEPAQSQAPQASASASSGPKFAGQKLTVWRLGTANDVQTKYMTDLNAKFKEQTGADVVTQYIPWPDAQKKWTAALAGGEGPDVTEFGNDQVAAWVAQDALTDITEVVKSAPDFQQIPQNLWGYETIDGKIYAAPWGGGTRAVLYRKDWFDELGIQPPKTWDELVAAGKKIVEKKGKDVDGFAFNGGSDANMSLSPFVWSAGGDFAVSEGGKWVGKLTEPAFKEGFQFYTDLVAKNALSGKGRLSDDSADIAQRFAAGKVGMYVTGGWDITTIKEQSKGKVSEDKMAFFSLPNKEGTGPAPAFQGGNDIAVWKDAKNPELAAEYVKLAAGKEFGTRYAKDGGLLPLYPEALAEYASDPIQAPFAETFKVAKGFPADPNWAEANDTKAVLQNAARSVIEGKKDVDKALADANSELETILNQS
- a CDS encoding carbohydrate ABC transporter permease; the encoded protein is MAQTSTIARGGGESSAPARRRSPKAPRRGRGLPDWAVPYAFLLPGLLVIAVLLLYPLYQMIDMSFHKVGLRQIRPNPQPAEFVGLQNYTDVFKSELFWTSLRNTVVFAAVTVALTLLLGTLVGLLLHRLGKKMSTFLVIGIMAAWATPPTATAMIWKWLFDSDAGVANWMLNQLPDWLSNALFGRSDWSGQPWLNDAITIYTVLVVAVVWASFPFIAVSVLAGLKAIPSELYEAARVDGSSPFRTFRKITFPLLKPIFSVLLVLSIIWDFKVFTHLYVLAGGTTNRDAFNLPIWAYTEAFSAPPKMGFGAAISVVLTVIMLIITAVYVRQIVRTEEL
- a CDS encoding carbohydrate ABC transporter permease, coding for MNPQSTKRIKAGGLNAAAIVIFLFAVFPVYWMVATAFKPNDEIFTTRFIPFPLAPTMEHVSRVLTKGVAGHSIWQYLFNSAVVALGTVLIGAIFALLAATAVARFRFRFRTSFLILLLVVQMVPAEALTIPLFLMIKRLGMYDQLVGLIILNMGFTLPFAIWMLRTFVAAVPKELEEAAAIDGASRFVTFWKVLFPLVAPGLVATSIFSFITAWNEFVFALTLINDQGKYTMPVALQYFSSQRSTDWGGIMAASTLMTIPVIVFFLFVQRRMVSGLVAGAVKG
- a CDS encoding glycoside hydrolase family 3 protein, translating into MSEFSAGASSQSEFSVDGDRGLERLAAGTLLAAFPGTTAPDWILRELADGLGGVTLFGFNVEAPEQLAALSRQLRDAGDPVISLDEEGGDVTRLAYHVGSPYPGNAALGAVDDVELTRRVYRAIGDDLARCGVNLDMAPDADVNTADDNPVIGTRSFGSDTDLVSRHTVAAIAGLQQACVAACVKHFPGHGATRQDSHLEIPVVDVPREVLWERELAPFRAAIAAGTKSIMTAHVRVPFLTGPDPATLSASALTELLRGELGFDGVVITDALDMHAITKSVGLAGGAVLSLAAGSDLLCLGPLPTREDIQEVKAGIVRAVREGRLPLARLEEAAERTARLRSWFTQPPEEPRDGNVIGLTAARRAVKVSGTAAPLVNPFVVEVDTPPTIAVGDVPWGFAPWLPDAEIARVKPDGADATTLLERAIGRSLVIVVKDAHRHQASQDIVSALIAGRPDATVVEMGLPIWRPPAATYIATYGAARANAQAAAELFTG
- a CDS encoding PstS family phosphate ABC transporter substrate-binding protein is translated as MGYLVDALGRLVDFLGGAGPVVFGIVLLVAAPFLDRLIVRRKRLGFRVLYNSKIGIGPERLHDGADPSDSGPRQLRQVVRLLDRMSVVVIRIRNSGSYDIEPDDFQKPLSFTFGGRVVWNARISEASTPDLREELRNSLRFFAAGDTRTGRDNLLAVRGRLTERMSRLLRAPSGQDAGEPRWYGVWLDGMSLGRGQMAKLVVVLREPVESRSDEVTKSLRHGGRLKETGLIKDEGERRRVTLPRVTGALAGVLTVVLVLSQIAQQPRQPETVVACASGELRIEGSSAFMPTMAAIAAAYKRDCPGARITTVPNGSIEALRRLDGPDGLVALADGMGEFRGRTPYTQKIAVVVFQVVVNIGVGLTTLSVEDLRKIYKGDWTDWNQVPAWRQANGGRASLPISIVGRGGESGTRRTFERYVLGGRSEPPLTSDDCKNRRSAKTGVIRCERDENVKVVQEIKNTPGAIGYADVSVLRTLRQESGGDTVVQGLSLDGQNFDPSDPAGYPFWTVEYLYSRETPEPGSLKHGFLKFVGENALAGTRVGAAGFFPCTARLCDAR
- a CDS encoding ROK family transcriptional regulator, whose product is MERRPGVPRLLREINDRAALELLLSSGPLTRGQIGDMTGLSKVTASQTLSRLEERGLVEVVGEQAGNRGPNAALYGVIPSSAYVAGLDVGPDSVTTAIADINGEIVAEVTVSPNGHDDPVALVHNAVVKACRSGKVALSRLKGIVIGTPGVVDPRSGDVRFSFDLPGWHEGSHQALARDLRRPVTIENDVNLAAIAERSEGAAKNVDDFVLLWVERGVGLAVVLGGRLHRGRSGTAGEIGYLPVPGVPLAGDVKALPGRLPSLAGGLQSLISAEAVADLAERQGFPGRAGAEAVRAAVEGGEAGSAFLDDLAHRLALGVASVCVVLDPSLVVLNGEVGRAGGAALTYRVEEAVARICPIRPEVVVSEVKVRPVLRGAILAALDQAREELFAS